Proteins encoded in a region of the Zea mays cultivar B73 chromosome 2, Zm-B73-REFERENCE-NAM-5.0, whole genome shotgun sequence genome:
- the LOC109944597 gene encoding cyclin-dependent kinase C-2-like gives MPWYNNFKPHRPLKRRVKDFFKHFDRHALDLLEKMLTLDPSQRISAKDALDEEYFWTSRAMSATVNTMRIRAPRWRRLCRRP, from the exons ATGCCATGGTACAACAACTTCAAGCCTCACCGGCCATTAAAGAGACGAGTTAAAGACTTCTTTAAACA TTTTGATCGGCATGCACTGGATCTGTTAGAGAAGATGTTGACTTTAGATCCATCACAG AGGATATCAGCAAAAGATGCACTTGATGAGGAATATTTCTGGACTTCACGAGCGATGAGCGCGACCGTGAACACCATGAGGATACGGGCCCCCAGATGGCGTCGGCTGTGCAGGCGGCCATGA
- the LOC109944065 gene encoding uncharacterized protein LOC109944065 has protein sequence MIFCVVVVRHQNNPLYLHSFTEADDALKLHHIVHCSLDVIDERVNNSKRTLNETFLGLLYPTENYRVYGYLTNTKVKFIMVTTDLNAKDADARNFFRKFHAAYVDAVSNPFHVPGKKVASRSFGARVSTIVKSFGSGTTS, from the exons ATGATCTTCTGCGTCGTCGTCGTCCGCCACCAG AACAACCCGCTGTACCTGCACAGCTTCACGGAGGCGGACGACGCCCTCAAGCTCCACCACATCGTTCACTGCTCCCTCGACGTCATCGACGAGCGAG TGAACAATTCTAAAAGGACATTGAATGAGACATTTTTGGGTCTTCTGTACCCAACTGAGAACTACAGAGT GTATGGCTATTTGACAAACACAAAGGTCAAGTTTATCATGGTCACGACTGATCTTAATGCCAAAGATGCAGATGCCCGAAAT TTTTTCAGGAAGTTCCATGCTGCATATGTAGATGCCGTCTCAAACCCGTTCCATGTCCCGGGGAAGAAGGTTGCTTCAAGAAGCTTTGGTGCAAGAGTAAGCACCATCGTGAAATCCTTCGGTTCTGGGACAACCAGTTGA
- the LOC100272377 gene encoding uncharacterized protein LOC100272377 encodes MAFSGRIKQLVKKYGKVAAGVHLSVSFASIFGLYAAINNNVDVEAVFRRFGISPGVAVDGEASPSPAPVSRDEHLQHASLPPCPSEVLQEESEQRQPRNRTMELVALSGGPLGLALLCNKALLPVRIPITIALTPPVARALSRWKLG; translated from the coding sequence ATGGCGTTCTCCGGCAGGATCAAGCAGCTCGTGAAGAAGTACGGCAAGGTGGCCGCGGGCGTCCATCTATCCGTCTCCTTTGCCTCCATCTTCGGCCTCTACGCTGCCATCAACAACAACGTCGACGTCGAAGCCGTCTTCCGGAGATTTGGCATCTCCCCCGGCGTTGCCGTCGACGGGGAGGCCTCACCCTCACCCGCCCCTGTCTCCCGCGATGAGCACCTGCAACACGCCTCCCTACCGCCCTGTCCTAGTGAGGTACTGCAAGAAGAGTCGGAGCAGCGGCAGCCCCGCAACAGGACGATGGAGCTCGTGGCGTTGAGTGGAGGCCCGCTCGGGCTCGCGCTCCTCTGCAACAAGGCACTGTTGCCCGTGAGGATCCCCATCACTATCGCGCTCACGCCGCCCGTCGCCAGGGCCCTTAGCCGCTGGAAGCTCGGCTAG
- the LOC109944066 gene encoding uncharacterized protein: MNHRTEASSAGERGRAPRSRATAAAAARANPAAAARRARWWPPSPPCMSSAASVRTGRRRSADWAGPGRNRWWAQRSSARGLPSGACAFLSSGSGSSSAWNDAVPGPAHMVGDRSSDDGVLVSLPAPPPCSSMPPCRLAPAAASAPLFRF, translated from the coding sequence ATGAACCACCGCACGGAGGCCTCGAGCGccggcgagcgcgggcgagcgccgcGGAGCCGCGCGACGGCGGCCGCGGCGGCGAGGGCGAACCCCGCCGCGGCCGCCAGGAGGGCGAGGTGGTGGCCGCCGTCGCCCCCGTGCATGAGCAGCGCGGCGAGCGTGAGGAccgggaggaggaggagcgcggactgggccgggccggggcggaACCGGTGGTGGGCACAGCGGAGCAGCGCCCGAGGCTTGCCCAGTGGCGCCTGCGCCTTCTTGTCGTCGGGTTCCGGGTCGTCGAGCGCGTGGAACGATGCGGTGCCGGGACCCGCGCACATGGTAGGCGACCGGAGTAGCGACGACGGCGTCCTCGTCAGCTTACCGGCTCCGCCGCCGTGCTCGTCCATGCCTCCCTGCCGTCTCGCCCCCGCCGCCGCGTCAGCtcctctctttcgtttctga
- the LOC109944067 gene encoding H/ACA ribonucleoprotein complex subunit 1, with the protein MDRYQRVEKQREEAPIKENEIRITTQGRMRNYITYATGLLQDKGSDEVVFKAMGRAINKTVMVVELIKRRIVGLHQNTTTGSTDITDMWEPLEEGLLPLETTRHVSMITITLSKKELDTSSIGYQSPLPADEVKPLVKYENDEDAHSPGGRGRGRGGRGRGRGRGRGGRGNGFNDYADAGWEEDHTPAYMGNGYARGRGRSFRGRGRRGGYNNQPEYQQDGGYYEEAPVHAPALGRGRGRGRGPFRGRGRGGNANGVMHAAADSA; encoded by the exons ATGGACCGGTACCAGAGAGTGGAGAAGCAGAGGGAGGAGGCACCCATCAAGGAAAACGAGATCCGCATTACCACGCAGGGGAGGATGCGCAACTACATCACCTACGCCACCGGCTTGCTTCAG GACAAAGGTTCTGATGAGGTTGTATTCAAGGCCATGGGGAGGGCTATCAATAAGACTGTCATGGTTGTGGAATTGATCAAG AGGAGGATTGTTGGCCTCCATCAGAATACCACCACTGGATCTACTGATATTACTGATATGTGGGAGCCATTGGAGGAAGGCCTACTTCC GCTTGAGACAACAAGACATGTCTCTATGATCACTATAACTCTTTCAAAGAAGGAGCTGGACACATCATCTATCGG ATATCAATCTCCTTTGCCTGCTGATGAAGTGAAGCCTTTGGTTAAATatgaaaatgatgaag ATGCACACTCACCTGGTGGCCGTGGAAGGGGTCGTGGTGGTCGAGGCCGTGGGCGGGGCAGGGGCAGAGGTGGACGTG GAAATGGGTTCAATGACTATGCTGATGCCGGTTGGGAAGAGGATCACACCCCTGCATATATGGGCAATGGATATGCCCGTGGAAGAGGTCGTAGTTTCAGGGGCCGTGGCAGGAGAGGCGGCTACAATAACCAGCCTGAATACCAACAGGACGGAGGTTATTACGAGGAGGCACCTGTCCATGCTCCAGCCTTAG GTCGAGGTCGTGGTCGTGGGAGAGGTCCATTCAGAGGCAGAGGACGTGGTGGCAACGCAAACGGCGTGATGCACGCTGCTGCGGACAGTGCATAA